Proteins from a genomic interval of Crassostrea angulata isolate pt1a10 chromosome 7, ASM2561291v2, whole genome shotgun sequence:
- the LOC128192994 gene encoding uncharacterized protein LOC128192994 produces MQNITKTSQFFCVWRKTILRKSYLDFSKCSCHLHSYRRCIDKNQAQLNNGYQETFLTYSIIHTLQKQFCSAYSTSITSDPPDKTGQDAKVNEFESSQEDTPDFASVESKQEGLLDEEIEDFYREDEVVEEEVSDWVPPISLTRGKTGVYELEELLTVLREENAQDICVINIPPEVNLTEHMVIVSAISLRHLRAIMSTVNNIYKQKKHNSDPFLLISGQDDPKSEWLAVDLGNAFLHVMMPQTRQRYDIEGLWLSGDALTDRDLEEEADFVGDFDWVKDLQLNRGGAKSVKDSSSESPSAKPSSKTANTEEDIEWIK; encoded by the exons ATGCAGAACATTACCAAAACATCACAATTTTTCTGTGTCTGGAGGAAAACAATCCTCAGAAAAAGTTACCTTGACTTTTCGAAGTGCTCGTGTCATCTGCATAGTTACAGAAGGTGTATAGACAAGAACCAAGCACAGCTGAATAATGGCTATCAGGAAACATTTCTGACCTATTCAATCATACACACACTCCAGAAACAGTTTTGTTCAG catATTCCACATCCATTACCTCTGATCCACCTGACAAAACAGGTCAAGATGCCAAAGTTAATGAATTTGAATCATCTCAAGAGGACACCCCTGACTTTGCAAGTGTTGAATCAAAACAGGAGGGGCTTTTGGATGAGGAGATTGAGGATTTTTATCGTGAGGATGAGGTGGTAGAAGAGGAGGTGTCTGATTGGGTACCACCTATCAGCCTCACAA GAGGTAAAACTGGAGTCTATGAGCTGGAGGAGCTATTGACTGTTCTTAGAGAGGAGAATGCCCAGGATATCTGTGTAATAAACATACCCCCAGAAGTCAACCTGACAGAACACATGGTCATAGTCAGTGCCATATCTCTCCGACATTTACGGGCCATCATGTCCACTGTCAACAATATT TATAAACAAAAGAAGCACAATTCTGACCCTTTTCTTCTTATCTCTGGACAAGATGACCCCAAATCAGAATGGCTGGCAGTAGATTTAG GAAATGCCTTTTTACACGTGATGATGCCACAAACTCGCCAGAGGTACGATATAGAGGGATTATGGTTGTCCGGTGATGCATTGACAGATAGGGATCTGGAAGAGGAGGCGGATTTTGTTGGAGATTTTGATTGGGTCAAAGATCTCCAACTCAACAGAGGAGGTGCCAAGTCAGTAAAGGATTCTTCCTCAGAGAGTCCAAGTGCAAAACCATCCAGCAAGACAGCTAACACAGAAGAGGATATTGAGTGGATTAAGTAG
- the LOC128155453 gene encoding pre-mRNA-splicing factor CWC22 homolog, whose protein sequence is MPRREESDQRKRRKSESSSSGSSSSDSSESDSDSSSSSSSSAGDTKKNKNKPKQSGSGDDRSRQSSRLDDSGVKSSSSKRRQDSSSDDESKKKGRSSDNERSRSQSSSRIKRQSRSPSIKQISSPAGSRASSRSEHNTSRHSSSRRSTSRSSSQRGKERQPSSSPRRPDERPSSRSSQKERKKPEKHVARSPSSSPPRQLNEKEEKQARSPSSSPPNNPEERDRQERSPDTSQPSRSEEIRPIDASPEGRPPSEGDSRSPSHTPPRGDRYDMSKYQEESGGSESDVDRKSRKKKHDMRNFESEPESGECTDSDNEKKLKSAVKRKMEEEDRYRRRGGRRGSPDERDDRRRRYSPDRNRRNERYRDDRRDGRRSPDRRRDDRRRKSLDREREERRRSPAQDRRKQRDSRQIDKDAGGDTGEGDKKERAPKKTKEEEVLALTTRTGGAYIPPARLRAMQASITDKSSEAYQRIAWEALKKSINGLINKVNVSNLQFVVQELFQENIVRGRGLVARSVIQAQTASPTFTHVYAALVAVVNTKFPQIGELILRRLVIQFRRGFKRNDKTLCLSSTQFIAHLVNQQVAHEVLALEILTLLLETPTDDSVEVAVGFLKESGQKLTEVTPRGVTAIFERLRNVLHEGKIDIRVQYMVEVMFAIRKDGFKDHQSVIEELDLITEEDQFTHLLTLEDEGTTDDILNVFKVDPEYQANEEKYKELKREILDEGSSDEESGSGSGSESDSESEEGEGEEGEKQTIIDQTETNLIALRRTIYLTIQSALDFEECAHKLLRLELKPGQEIELCNMILDCCAQQRTYEKFFGLLAQRFCMIDKKYIEPFQNMFREQYETIHRLETNKLRNVAKFFSHLLHTDAISWEVLEVIKLNEDDTTSASRIFIKVLFQELSEYLGLPKLNDRLKDPTLQPYFEGLLPRDNPKNTRFSINFFTTIGLGGLTDDLREHLKNVKKQVAQQQAEESESSSSSSSDDSSSSSSSDSSSSSSDSSSDSSSEDEAPRRKKKQKSSNVNEGRDGKKLRKGYPNGDIREKEKRKGRKDSPESLRSKRRGREESPENAKPRRRDRDDSPENVRPPKRKGRENSPENVPPPKRRGRKNSEENVRQQRRGHEDSFENQKSKRRGRNGSPEEPQSKRRVPDKSPYNARSKGRADEESPGNYRSSRRDGRQESPEIERTQRDAYRSDRYNDRYSQEDGERRRDREDRNSRRKDREDSEDERDTEKYSDRRGERRKDMYEEENYNRSSKGRSRRGEDQRNGRYADNSDEDAYEKRQIKEEGNRRERDQRENGYLDRSIERERERSRNRQSSRDRSKNKQRTPDRSRDRNTSPAVRQSRERQRKEDSRDDRYQQDRESERNRRHEDEDRRNYSNSQDRSRRGYEEDDREEKMLRRGDREVSRNGRSREEDKGSEKKKRYEEDRRKMIPNDEEERKRNRREDEDEKSRRNKGSSRQSVDSSSEDSDSSSDSSSSSSSDSSSDSSSSSSSPPRKRKHSDSESENLKDSVKKRRGSLDHDNRLESKRDRPQREGSVRSRERDRRR, encoded by the exons ATGCCTAG aaGAGAGGAGTCAGATCAAAGAAAGAGGAGAAAGTCTGAGAGTAGCTCCAGCGGCAGTTCATCATCAGATTCCTCAGAATCAGATAGCGATTCAAGCTCATCCTCAAGCAGCTCTGCAGGAGAcacaaaaaagaacaaaaataagcCAAAGCAGTCGGGATCTGGGGATGATAGAAGTAGACAGTCCTCACGTTTAGATGACAGTGGAGTTAAGTCCTCATCTTCAAAAAGAAGACAAGATTCCAGCTCAGATGATGAGTCTAAGAAAAAGGGAAGAAGTTCAGATAATGAAAGATCCAGGTCTCAGTCAAGCTCTCGTATAAAACGGCAATCCAGATCTCCAAGTATAAAACAGATATCATCTCCTGCAGGATCAAGGGCAAGCTCCAGGAGTGAACACAACACATCTCGGCATTCTTCATCCAGACGATCCACATCTCGCTCATCATCTCAGCGTGGAAAAGAGAGACAACCTTCTTCCAGTCCACGCCGTCCTGATGAAAGGCCTTCTTCAAGAAGCTCTcagaaggaaagaaaaaaacctgAGAAGCATGTTGCTAGATCTCCTTCATCTAGTCCTCCACGGCAGCTGAATGAGAAGGAAGAAAAACAAGCAAGATCACCATCATCAAGTCCTCCCAATAATCCTGAGGAGAGAGACAGACAGGAGAGATCACCAGATACCAGCCAACCCTCAAGGAGCGAGGAAATAAGGCCAATAGATGCATCTCCTGAAGGAAGGCCTCCATCTGAGGGAGATTCCAGGTCACCGAGCCACACCCCACCCAGAGGGGACAGATATGATATGTCAAAGTACCAAGAAGAGAGTGGGGGGTCTGAATCAGATGTGGACAGGAAGAGtcggaaaaaaaaacatgacatgAGAAACTTTGAGAGTGAGCCAGAGAGTGGGGAATGCACCGACTCTGACAATGAAAAGAAACTGAAAAGTGCTGTCAAG aggAAAATGGAGGAAGAAGACAGATATCGACGGCGTGGAGGAAGACGTGGATCTCCAGACGAGAGAGACGACCGACGTCGTAGATACAGTCCAGACAGAAATAGGCGAAATG AGCGCTACAGGGATGATAGGCGAGATGGCAGGCGATCACCTGATAGACGAAGGGACGACAGAAGGAGGAAGTCATTggatagagagagagaagagcGACGGAGGTCCCCCGCCCAGGATAGGCGCAAACAGAGGGACAGCAGGCAGATTGACAA AGATGCTGGGGGTGATACAGGGGAAGGAGACAAAAAAGAAAGAgcaccaaagaaaacaaaagaggAGGAGGTATTGGCCCTGACCACTCGCACAGGAGGGGCATACATCCCCCCTGCCAGACTGAGGGCCATGCAGGCCAGCATCACTGATAAGTCCAG TGAGGCCTATCAGAGAATTGCCTGGGAAGCCCTGAAGAAAAGTATTAATGGGCTGATCAACAAAGTCAATGTGTCCAATCTCCAGTTTGTGGTCCAGGAACTGTTTCAGGAAAACATTGTCAGGGGAAG AGGGTTGGTGGCGCGCTCAGTCATTCAGGCCCAGACAGCCTCGCCCACCTTTACACACGTGTACGCCGCCCTGGTGGCTGTGGTTAACACAAAG TTTCCACAAATTGGGGAGTTGATCCTGCGACGTTTAGTTATTCAGTTCCGTCGTGGATTCAAGAGAAATGATAAGACGCTCTGTCTCTCCTCCACTCAGTTTATTGCCCATCTTGTGAACCAACAAGTT GCCCATGAGGTTTTGGCATTGGAGATTCTGACCCTGTTACTGGAGACCCCGACAGATGACTCAGTAGAGGTAGCGGTGGGCTTTTTGAAGGAGTCTGGGCAGAAACTGACCGAGGTTACACCCCGGGGAGTCACAG CTATTTTTGAGAGACTGAGAAATGTCTTGCATGAAGGAAAGATTGACATCAGGGTGCAGTATATGGTGGAGGTCATGTTCGCCATTCGTAAGGACGGCTTCAAGGACCATCAGTCGGTCATTGAGGAATTGGACCTTATTACTGAAGAGGACCAGTTTACACACCTCCTGACATTAGAGGATGAGGGCACAACAGATGATATCCTCA ATGTGTTCAAGGTTGATCCTGAGTATCAGGCCAATGAGGAAAAGTACAAGGAACTGAAAAGAG AGATCCTTGATGAAGGAAGTTCTGATGAGGAGTCAGGAAGTGGGTCAGGATCTGAAAGTGATAGTGAAAGTGAAGAGGGAGAAGGTGAAG AGGGAGAAAAGCAGACCATCATTGATCAGACGGAGACGAACCTGATCGCTCTGAGGAGGACCATCTACTTAACTATCCAGAGTGCCCTGGACTTTGAGGAGTGTGCTCACAAACTTCTGAGGTTGGAACTAAAGCCAGGGCAAGAG ATTGAGTTATGCAACATGATTCTGGATTGTTGTGCACAGCAGAGAACATATGAGAAGTTTTTTGGGCTACTTGCACAG AGGTTTTGTATGATTGACAAGAAGTACATAGAGCCATTCCAGAACATGTTCAGGGAACAGTACGAAACGATCCACAGACTGGAGACCAACAAACTCAGGAATGTCGCCAAGTTCTTCTCTCATCTACTTCATACTGACGCCATCTCATGGGAG gTTCTGGAGGTCATTAAACTCAATGAAGATGACACAACATCTGCAAGTAGAATCTTCATCAAAGTCTTGTTCCAGGAGTTATCCGAGTATCTCGGTCTCCCCAAACTCAACGACAGACTCAAAGATCC AACCCTCCAGCCATACTTTGAAGGACTATTGCCCAGAGACAACCCCAAAAACACCAGATTCTCCATCAACTTCTTCACCACCATTGGTCTCGGTGGACTGAC agATGATCTCCGAGAGCATTTGAAAAATGTGAAGAAACAGGTAGCTCAACAGCAAGCAGAAGAGTCGGAGAGTTCTTCATCATCATCCTCTGATGATTCATCATCTTCATCGTCATCAGACAGTAGCAGTTCATCATCTGATAGCTCCTCAG ATAGTTCTTCAGAAGATGAGGCCCCCAGAAGGAAAAAGAAACAGAAATCCTCCAATGTGAATGAAGGTAGagatggaaaaaaattaagaaaagggTATCCTAATGGAGATATACGGGAAAAAGAAAAGAGGAAAGGCAGAAAGGATAGCCCAGAAAGTTTAAGATCCAAAAGAAGGGGACGTGAGGAGAGTCCAGAAAATGCAAAACCTAGGAGAAGGGACAGAGACGACAGTCCAGAAAATGTCCGACCTCCAAAAAGAAAGGGACGGGAGAATAGCCCAGAAAATGTTCCGCCACCTAAAAGAAGGGGGCGCAAGAACAGTGAAGAAAATGTTAGACAGCAAAGAAGAGGGCATGAGGacagttttgaaaatcaaaaatcaaaaaggAGAGGTCGCAATGGAAGTCCTGAAGAACCACAGTCAAAAAGAAGAGTGCCTGACAAAAGTCCTTATAATGCCAGATCCAAAGGGAGAGCAGATGAAGAAAGTCCAGGGAATTATAGGTCATCACGAAGAGATGGTAGACAGGAGAGTCCAGAAATTGAGAGAACACAGCGAGATGCATACAGGTCAGATAGATACAATGACAGGTACTCTCAAGAAGACGGTGAAAGAAGAAGAGACAGAGAAGACAGGAATAGTAGACGTAAAGATAGAGAAGATAGTGAAGATGAAAGAGACACTGAAAAATACAGTGACAGAAGAGGAGAGAGGAGGAAAGATATGTATGAAGAGGAGAATTACAACAGATCATCCAAAGGAAGATCAAGAAGAGGAGAGGACCAACGTAATGGAAGATATGCAGATAACTCTGATGAAGATGCTTATGAAAAACGTCAAATTAAGGAGGAAGGCAACAGGAGAGAAAGAGATCAAAGAGAAAATGGGTACTTAGACAGAAgtatagagagagaaagagagaggagTAGAAATAGGCAGAGCAGTAGAGACAGGAGTAAAAATAAGCAGCGCACTCCTGACAGGAGCAGAGATCGCAATACAAGTCCTGCAGTTAGACAAAGTAGAGAGAGGCAGAGAAAGGAAGATTCAAGAGATGATAGGTATCAACAAGATAGAGAATCAGAGAGGAATAGGAGACATGAAGATGAAGATAGAAGGAATTACAGCAACAGCCAGGATAGATCAAGGAGGGGTTATGAAGAAGATGATAGAGAAGAAAAAATGCTGCGAAGAGGAGACAGAGAAGTCAGTAGAAATGGCAGGAGCAGAGAAGAAGACAAAGGATCAGAAAAGAAGAAGAGATACGAAGAAGATAGAAGGAAGATGATTCCTAATGATGAGGAAGAGAGGAAAAGAAATCGCAGGGAGGATGAAGATGAAAAGAGCAGAAGAAATAAAGGGAGCAGCAGGCAGAGTGTGGATTCCTCCAGTGAAGACAGCGACTCCTCAAGTGATTCCAGCTCCAGCAGTTCTAGTGATTCCTCAAGTGACAGCTCTTCTTCCTCTTCCTCACCCCCAAGGAAGAGGAAGCATTCAGACTCTGAGAGTGAGAATTTAAAAGATTCTGTCAAAAAGCGAAGAGGATCGCTTGATCATGACAACAGACTCGAAAGTAAGAGAGACCGTCCTCAAAGAGAGGGTAGTGTTCGTAGTAGGGAGAGAGATCGTAGAAGGTGA